Genomic segment of Etheostoma spectabile isolate EspeVRDwgs_2016 unplaced genomic scaffold, UIUC_Espe_1.0 scaffold270, whole genome shotgun sequence:
accaggtaacaatagtcctcagattggacagatagtctagctagcggttcggatttacctgcagagatctgaggaccaggtaaccatagtcctcagattggacagatggtctagctagctgttggatttaccATGCgggatctgaggaccagataaccatagtcctcagattggacagatagttagatagcggtctggatttaccctgcagagacctgaggaccaggtaaccatagtcctcagattggacagatagtccaactagcagtctggatttaccctgcagagacctgaggaccaggtaaccatagtcctcagattggacagatagtctagctagcggtctggatttaccctgcagagatctgaggaccaggtaaccatagtcctcagattggacagatggtctagctagctgtctggatttaccatgcggagatctgaggaccagataaccatagtcctcagattggacagatagtctagctagcggtctggatttaccctgcagagacctgaggaccaggtaaccatagtcctcagattggacagatagtccaactagcagtctggatttaccctgcagagacctgaggaccagataaccatagtcctcagaaacccactggagtttaaaataccaacacaaaggaagtggAATATAAACGGACATCCAACCGAAAAGATTTCAGttcagtttggagaagcaggcaggagaaGTTAAGCTGTGTCCTGCTGTGGCCGGTAGCAGCAGCTAAAAGCATTTATGTGTACGCATAAGTATTTGAATgctttatttagaatattttcagcgctttaccttgctgtcagacagtCTTTTACAACAGGGAACAGAAGCCGTTCTTTCTGCTCATTTCACCTCACATTTTAACAGAGTTGCTGGTCGCTGGTTCGTTAGTTTGTGATATTGTGAGGCTTTTGTGTTTGAAATGGTTAAGATTCACCAATTAACACAAATTAACTAACAGATGATCCTTTCCAAGTTCACACAAATATTCTCATTGAACTCAAAGATTTAAGTTTCCAGTAGGAACCAATGGGCTTGGAGCTGAGAACGATGACTGTGTAGTAttggtgtttttggtttttcacAGTAACACCATCATTTAAAATGCAAGAAGTGatccatctgctgaggaagaTCATGCGATACCATTGCTACAAATGGACCATGAGGAGAGATTGTTTTTGTCATCCATATTCTTACTCCTCTGGTATCCTGTCTTTCAGGTGGTTCCTCCACTACCAAAGAGAGGCATTCCTCTGGGCTTCTCCCTGAGTGGGTCTTTGCCTGAAACAACATCACATCCAAGTAAAACCGAGACCGAGCCAAACAGATCGCAGAGATTTAACACCGCTGACACCAGCTATCCAGGTAGTCTTTGTCCACCGGGGATCACAAACCCGGAGCTGACACAGGTGGAGAGCAGAAGCAAATCTCTTCCAAAACTCAACACCACCAACacggaggaagaggaggacgacGAGTACTCCAACCAGCTCGGCAGTCCCGCTTTCAAATCAACATCTTATTCACCCACTCTTCCAAAGAAGGCCACCTGTCACACCTACTCCCTCCACGACCCCAGAGACGGTCCGCGGCCGAGCAGCTCCAGGTCAGAACAGCAGGGTGGCGATGTGGAAATGTTGAAGTCCAACCCGCTGTACCAGACCTCGGACGCGCCTGGGGGGGGCTCAGCTCAGCAGGGAGACGGCATGTATGCCGAGGTTCCCCGGAGAGCGACACCTGCAGGGCTGCCCGATGACACCTACGAGCGGATCCCCGGGGAGGCTGTGGTCGTCCAGGGCAACATGTACGAGTCGCTGGAGGACTTGAAGAACAAGAAACCCAAATCAACCTGGGGGAAAAATGTAAGTCAGAACATGaaacgcattctcatgaacaggtACGATATAGTacgaaaatgtatgcacactaGTGCGTTCCATTTCCGTCGGGAACTCGGAGGCCGGAGCTGGGAATGAGGTCTTTGAACGCGTTCCGTACAAGTCTTAATTTTTCATTGTGGGTAAGCTCTGGCCAGGTTAGCCATTCTTAGCAATAACAGAAGATAACCCTTGTaaggtattcaggtcaaattgacccacttcaaatttttacaagaagaaaaatggtccaagttacattttttctacctgaaatcaacaACCTtgccttatttcctgtgattaacatgtattcctgactcaattcagaacattattctggatatgacagttatgttgtttccatagtggatttttatcATGAATTATAACCGTATGACATAAAatgaaccccacttccatttttaactgtgttctagtagagactgatgcattctctagacatagatgttatctcagctgttagaaattgagataaagacacgatttgttaatagattatgaagtaaaatgttatttaagaattgtttttaaaaccccaattaAGTCCCAGAGGGTCCCGAACGTGAAGACAAAAGGGCTAACAACGCAAAATGCTGTTATTGTGCATGCAAACAGTTTGTCCACAAATGGAAgttggacaggactgtgtgtacaactgagacacaaacaacacacaagtgCTAATGACTGTATGTTACGACAGCTTTCACAACCATTGATGCACGGGGCATTCACGTTGTCCGAGCTCGGAAATCCGAGGTCAGTGGGCGCGTTTCCCGCTTTGACCTCCGAAAATCCGACTTccgagtacaaatggaacgcaCCGTAGGGCTGGGACGACATGGTTTTGTCCTGATTCGATTCTTTTACGATACATGGGTGCCAATTGGTTTTGTATTgcgattctagaagtattgtAATTCAACAGTATGGAGTATCAcgttttctttccttctttagcaaaaacaaaagatgatTAAGAgccttctagagacaatattaCGTgggacatttctaaaaactgatggttttctaagaagaatgcacatcacatcccatgtcagtcagtctgacatttgttcactttgtaaagaagaacataacGTGCactttctgcattttctgctttccgTCTACTGGAAACATGAAGTAGTCGCCGTCCGCGGCTccgtataaacagaaaatatttaggtaaGTCAGTGGtgtataaaatgaaaagaaaatctagATTCCgggaaaaaagattttaataaATCGTCGCAAAAGAAATCATGATACATGCGCGATTTGAttttttatcccccccccctcgcaTAATGCACAACAATTCGCACGACATCCTACAAAATTGGGCAACTGTCACGTGACGCAGGCTGCGGAGCTTAGCGAGCTGTTGGTAGTAGAGTTTAGCAGACCAACGGTACAGGGCATCGCCAGGTGACGGTGCTTTCAGGGACCGCGGCAGTTGAGTTTAGCCGACAAAAGGTACAGGGCATCGCCAGGTAACGGTGCTTTCAGGGACCGCGGCAGTTGAGTTTAGCCAACAAACGGTACAGGGCATCGCCAGGTGACGGTGCTTTCAGGGACCGTGGCAGTTGAGTTTAGCCGACAAAAGGTACAGGGCATCGCCAGGTGACGGTGCTTTCAGGGACCGTGGCAGTTGAGTTTAGCCGACAAACGGTACAGGGCATCGCCAGGTAACGGTGCTTTCAGGGACCGTGGCAGTTGAGTTTagcctcgcattgccagacctgttGTTATAGTTATgtaatgtgtttgatgttttttttttatatattttattttcaatttttttaagttttatataacaaaacaggacagaaaaaaaaaaaacacaaacaacggAGCTGCCAGGAAAATCAAGATTAAAAGCATGTCTTGGGTAAATGTCATATTGCATGTTTTTAAGATAGTCAATGAATGGTCCCCAGATGCTCAGAAAGCGGTTTTGTGTTTTAGagtttttgctgttttaaaaaaaaaaattatatatgtatgtacgaCGTCCTTGAGTCATGataaaggcgcctttaaataaaatgtattattattatttttattattactacattattgttattatgtgGTCCTCGAGAGCAACTGTCCATCATCTTACTTGctgttcttttttctgttttgcagaATATCAAATGGAAGAATTTCCTTCCCGATtacaagaagaaataaaaaggactcgactgtttgttattttgtcaaaaatgaaGCGGAAGTGAAATGAGCATTGCAAATAAATCccttttgtgaaatatttttattaagaaAGAAAGTCATGTAGAATCCAGATGTTTAAACACTGCAAAAATATCACTATTTTATATACAAATCCAGCAGCAGTTATAATTATGTATAGTCTGTAGTTCTcctttgcatttaaaatgcttTGTAATAAACTAATTTAAGatcattctttcttttatttggtttattATTCAAAATGGTCTTTATGGAATTTGAATATGGAGACTTTTTTTGGAAGGGTGAGAAACTGAATAACTGGGAGAAAATGACTTCAGGGACACAGAGTAAAGGATGGTAatggtaaatttaaaaaaagaaaacaacaactttttccCTATATATTCCAGAAGATCAGAGAGTTCAACATGGCCTATCTATAAAATACTTCAACAATATTTTGAGTATTTTATAATTGTATGGCTTGTAGTTCTCGATAACATTGCGCTGGGAACGTGGTCAAATCATGAACGTGTACCCAAAAAAAAGCCcagtaaaagttttaaaaagtgcaTTATTCTGTGTTTATGTGATGAATGCGACCCTCATTTAATTTGGTGTAAACTTTTGACACATTGTAAGGAAATGTATGACAAAGTCCTTCATGGGAACAGGAACTTGCTGCATAATGCATAACATGACACAGTAGAAGTAGCAGGAGTGTTATTTAGAGTATGTAGTTCagtattttgtcatttgttcattttgtcaccttttcaaaCATCTGTagattaatatattttattttaaccctcgtgttgccTTCCCCTAAATCATGAACTTGTTGttcttccaggtcaaaattgtttttttgatgcttttgacattttgttttcattcatagTAAATGAATTTAAATGGCATTGTCATTGTACCtcatttttaagatgaaaaaaagcagaattcATGAATCATTTCGACcgatagttaagatcagaggatgttgatggATCAGACTGGTTTGTTACATTaaagtgactttttttcaaatgctacaaaattgaatgAAAGGAAACAGTCATTTAACCTGTGGATAATGCTGCATGGCTTCCATACTATACATACTTTACATgtatctgtgttgttgtttttttgggacatttggCAAAATGCGTAAGAGGAATGACACAGTAGAAGTAGTAATAGTATTATTTTAGTTATTGTATGTGGTTCagtattttgtcatttgttcattttgtcACCTTTCCAAACATCGCTACATCAGCGGTAGcgttagaatcagaatcagaaaattaGCTAATCATTTTTAGAAAATTAGCTAATAATTCCCACCAGGTAATAGAATTCCTCCATTCCAGAGAAACTG
This window contains:
- the LOC116685767 gene encoding SH2 domain-containing protein 7 — translated: MEKMSAVDLHTGASEGGLKELVLKWFTETQALLILNPNGNFPDWFQGFAARRDTEELLRDKDLGCFLIRLSDKAIGYILSYKGLDRCRHFVITQNPEGQFVIAGDCQTYGSLPELIEHYRVSPIQPFGEYLTSSCYEVDTGELYDVVNFNAKQKPGVSVQALRTLWDQKQDHHSDPGHNQRIQQQNGPPAAQPPALPDKSKNRKLTGAVSVDTLSLSQVVPPLPKRGIPLGFSLSGSLPETTSHPSKTETEPNRSQRFNTADTSYPGSLCPPGITNPELTQVESRSKSLPKLNTTNTEEEEDDEYSNQLGSPAFKSTSYSPTLPKKATCHTYSLHDPRDGPRPSSSRSEQQGGDVEMLKSNPLYQTSDAPGGGSAQQGDGMYAEVPRRATPAGLPDDTYERIPGEAVVVQGNMYESLEDLKNKKPKSTWGKNNIKWKNFLPDYKKK